The following are from one region of the Streptomyces rubrogriseus genome:
- the tpiA gene encoding triose-phosphate isomerase yields MTTRTPLMAGNWKMNLNHLEAIAHVQKLAFALADKDYDAVEVAVLAPFTDLRSVQTLVDGDKLKIKYGAQDISAHDGGAYTGEISGPMLAKLKCAYVAVGHSERRQYHAETDEIVNAKVKAAYKHGLTPILCVGEELDVREAGNHVEHTLAQVEGGLKDLAAEQAESVVIAYEPVWAIGTGKVCGADDAQEVCAAIRGKLAELYSQELADKVRIQYGGSVKSGNVAEIMAKPDIDGALVGGASLDSDEFVKIVRFRDQ; encoded by the coding sequence ATGACCACCCGCACGCCGCTGATGGCGGGCAACTGGAAGATGAACCTCAACCACCTGGAGGCCATCGCCCACGTCCAGAAGCTCGCCTTCGCCCTCGCGGACAAGGACTACGACGCCGTCGAGGTCGCCGTCCTCGCCCCCTTCACCGACCTGCGCTCCGTGCAGACCCTGGTCGACGGGGACAAGCTCAAGATCAAGTACGGTGCCCAGGACATCTCCGCCCACGACGGCGGCGCCTACACCGGCGAGATCTCGGGCCCGATGCTGGCCAAGCTGAAGTGCGCGTACGTGGCCGTCGGCCACTCCGAGCGCCGGCAGTACCACGCCGAGACCGACGAGATCGTGAACGCCAAGGTCAAGGCCGCCTACAAGCACGGCCTGACCCCGATCCTGTGCGTCGGCGAGGAGCTGGACGTCCGCGAGGCGGGCAACCACGTCGAGCACACCCTCGCCCAGGTCGAGGGCGGCCTGAAGGACCTCGCGGCCGAGCAGGCCGAGTCCGTCGTGATCGCCTACGAGCCCGTGTGGGCCATCGGCACCGGCAAGGTCTGCGGCGCCGACGACGCCCAGGAGGTCTGCGCGGCGATCCGCGGCAAGCTCGCCGAGCTGTACTCCCAGGAGCTGGCCGACAAGGTCCGCATCCAGTACGGCGGCTCCGTCAAGTCCGGCAACGTCGCCGAGATCATGGCGAAGCCCGACATCGACGGCGCCCTGGTCGGCGGCGCCTCGCTGGACTCGGACGAGTTCGTCAAGATCGTCCGCTTCCGCGACCAGTAG
- the secG gene encoding preprotein translocase subunit SecG, protein MVLGFSIALIVFSLLLMLLVLMHKGKGGGLSDMFGGGMQSSVGGSSVAERNLDRITVVVGLAWFACIMVLGLLMKANN, encoded by the coding sequence GTGGTTTTGGGGTTCTCGATCGCCCTGATCGTCTTCAGCCTGCTGCTGATGCTGCTGGTGCTGATGCACAAGGGGAAGGGCGGCGGCCTCTCCGACATGTTCGGTGGCGGCATGCAGTCGTCCGTCGGTGGCTCCTCGGTCGCCGAGCGCAACCTCGACCGGATCACCGTTGTGGTCGGTCTGGCCTGGTTCGCCTGCATCATGGTGCTCGGCCTGCTCATGAAGGCCAACAACTGA